The sequence CGCCTTTAGAGAATACTTTTTCGTAATTTTCGTTCACTTTGCATTTGCGTTGGGTACTCACAAAACATACGTTGAGTTTCAATTGGCAGTTGTCGAATGTTCGATCCCGACCTGGAAACATCCTCAGTGCCAATCGGATCAGAGTACTAAACTAACTACGAAATGATTCGGTCGAGAATCGGATGTGAAATCTGTTCGAATGATCGAACTTCAGAGAACGAATGCAATATCAAGATAtttatttttactaacaaaacacgacacaatatttgttttgcataaatttgttttttttttcaaaattgtatgtattcaatattattgtttaaagagtttttaaatatgtgttcaTCCGTTCGTGGGCTATAAAACCTGAAGACCTTATGTGGCGCTTGTAATACTTAGTACGCTATGGATTAAAAATTGACAATTAAACATTTGTCATAACTATCCGAATTTTCTTatctattttataattttttgatattacgataacagataacagatttgtaaaatgtttttaTGTTCTTCGATTGAAAATTTATTAGCGGATTAAAGACTTGGTGAATGCTTCCCTTGAAAACTAGCGTTGGGAATTATTCCTAAATACACaatgaaaaatatcttttatttctatcaaaacaaaaaacgaaacttCTTTCTGCGACGTTATCCAAATAATTTATTTCATACACAAATATggcaaaaataatataaaaattttccaattttAAGTTTGTAATTTTATTATGCGTTGATTTGTttggtttttttcttcttgtttatttttattttcgaagaGTTACTGGAAAACGGAGAAAGGAATTGCGAGTCTGAAAGTCGTCAGTGTTTCTGCGACCAAACCCGTTGTGGCGAAGCGACCGAATAAAAAGCCCGCGGGATAAACGAAAATATGTATTCGCTGAGTCGACGCGTGCTTATCATGTTGGCTGGAAGTGTGGTGATATCGTTGTTCGTCTTGGTCACAGTGTACGGTGTGTTCGGGGCACCACCGTCCAAAGAGATCGGATTCAACGACCGATTTACAGATCCACCGTGTGGATTAGACTGTGCTGACCTTGCTGGTGTTTCCTGGGATTATGAGTTGAAGCAGGTGCACGTGGTGAGTTGATTATTGGCAGATTGGCATGGTGATAATTGTGCTGGATCAGGGCCTACTAGAATCATGATCAGTGATGTTGATGTACATGAAATCAAATTTTGTCAAGCGAAGATTGTCAATTCGGACAAGGAATAACGCGATTTGAACTGCCGAAAAATAAAGTGGTGATAGTGATAGGTGAATGCTCGTTGTTTAttccaaaacaaaaaatttccgTTGTTTTGATGTCTGAATGTACCGCTATGTATAACGGTCCCATCGATCGTGTGAATCAGTTGCGTTAAATAATTAAAAGACAAAATTAAATGAGTATAATTGAACCGATAATTCTGTCCAAAAACGAATCAAGAGTGTCTAAATTCCAACAAAAAACGAATATTTTTGCACAATTTGTTAAAAAACGCCAGTCtttcataagtttttttttcaagaattggGGTTTTAGACTAATTAGAAACATTATACTAAAATATGATGAAGACGACTACAATTGttcataagaatttttttaggtTGCTTAGCATCAGACGTCAAATTATCGTTCACTGACACTATTGTAGGCCCGATTGATTCATATTCTCCAGAGTGTTTTGGAATACTCTGTAAACTATAGAATATAACTAACTATCACGCGCGACTATCATAACAACAGTAATCTCTACATATGCCGTTAAACACCTATTGATCCCAAGTAAcagttcgaatgccttatggttcggattataatttatatcagttttgtaattgatttttcaatcactacctggtTTATGACAACTAGAATAAgactcttttgacaagtaatatcatagtttttaaagcttctataaaaccctagactaacaactggactaaaaatcaaaaaatttgtactacaataaaaccatgcaaacgctctcaatattgctttcaaacattttctctaaacattattgtcagttgaattctttcataaatctagttttgtgtgtgcactagagatgggcaatccgttcgcgaacggttgaAATTATTGATCAATAGTTCTTTGTTTACTGTGTACGTGTTCATTGGACGATAGTTTCACTCAGATCAAATTTGTTGGTTCTAACGTACAATTATGACAAATTTGTTTTGGGTTATTTGATTTATTACtttttaggttaagtgtaatttgcattaagaaaagtttcatggccgccattatgatgttctttgccgtagcctttattgacatcaaatcaatttggaaatgcaaaaacgagggaaTGTGATAGACTTTCTTGATTCGTTTTCATagcgtatgcacaagttttaacgccacgaaatagttttatacaaaaatgccaatgaatcacagaaaataattttcataaatcatggagactttcgcaaaaaccgcattcatttcaaggcgattagatataattcttattttcatCCAAACATTTACTATAAattaaagcgcatgaagtttctaCGTTCGGAAAAGCCTCAAACTCGTAAATAAAatgtaatatattcttactgattgcattcaaagcagacatgacacacacacatagtcaagaaaaatattatcaaaacgacagtttattcgtaccggaattcattccattcgaataaatttaatgttgatcgtaaagctggtttcaaaattttcatgaattgggagttttaacgcaggtttatgctagTTCTTCTctttgctttataaactttatgaagaatggtccacttggcatgaacatgctcttatagaggttttcagaagactttcgtggagtttaaagttttaatgcaagatttattatgtagcattgaagacagataCAAGAATCTATTAATATAAAAACTGTTACTTGGGATATGTTCTTTTGTCAAGTAATGTAATAGTTTTTTAAAGCTGCTATAAAACCTTTCACCCGCACGAGGAACTGAACTAAAAACAACTTGTACTAGAATGCATACgtccttaatattgctttcaaacattatcTTTAAGTTTAATTCttttataaaactagttttgtgtgtgtacgtgttcattggatgacagtttcactcagagcaaatttgatggTTCTAACGTACATTTATGACAaatttgttgtgggctatttgatttattacttCTTACGTTAGGTTAATTGTAATTTGCATCGAGGAAAGTTTCATGGCcgttattttgatgttctatatcgtagcatttattgacatcaaataaacttcaaaatacaaaaacgatatatgatggacttttacgattcattttcagagcATATGCATAAGTTTTGATGCAGCGAAAcatatttatacaaaaatggcAATGAATCACAAACATTAGTTTTCATAAATCGTGGAGACTTTTGCGAGaactgcatttatttcaaggcgattagttataattcttgttAATATCCATTCATTCacgattttaaattatttcgaaaaaggtagtttttttctgattcttcactttgctttataagcCCTATGAAGAATGGTGCCCTTGACATGAATATACTCTTATAGAGGGCCTTGACATGAATATACTCTTATTCAGTAGGCTTTTGTGAAAGTTAAAGTTTTAATGTAAGATTTATAACGTagaattgaagacagctacaaataTTCATTgatattaaaaatgtttcttgggacatcaaattgatttttgacattcgaaAACTTGCTTCGTTGTTGcaattcgtataaaatatgaatatctgaaaaccaaaaatttttaaaaagaattAAACCCTTCTCTCCCATGACACAATTCTtcacataatttgaaaccactGTAACAATTGTCATGACCTTTCCTCTCCTCCCTTCTCACATAGatagctttttgcctttctctatagaaaggtattagaattgctggaaaaaccgattttcgaacggagcctcggagacccatagtgttatataccattcgactcagttcgacgagatcggaaaatgtctctgtgtgtgtgcgtatgtgagtatgtgtgtgtgcactattcgaagatatttgaacgcgctcaattttctcagagatggctgaaccgattttaacaaacttgggctcgtttgaaagctactgtcgggccattgatcaagttcgaagatcaaatggctgagacttttggttccggagatatgattgtataagtgacgtaaccgacaaaaagcgttgtatttgaacgcgctcaattttctctgagatggctgaaccgattttaacaatgatggtatatgtgatgTACCCGAcagaacacgttgatttttaccgctcttatatatatcagggtgccaaaattttgggatcacctctatttgtGTTAGCTTTAGTGCTCAAaactttaagcacctcgaaaaaagccttcatgcaaaatttgagctaaatcggacatgttaAGgggtgatgccgaaactcttaaaattgcatgaaacgtcgagatttagtgttatctaaaaaaaattttcaatcgagaaatgttttcatttaatagTTGCATTCAGAACTATTCTACCGACTGTCGCTGACTGACTGACGCAAACCATGACTCGTCCGCAGCGGAAGTCGAcgaaaaaaacttgaaacaaaAGAACCgcataaaaacatttgtttcggAAGAATCTAAGGTTTTATCGGGAAGCTTTTTTATCCGGTTCTTGCGGAAATGATGCTTTCGAACGATTTGTGCATTGCAAAATTCGTGTCCGGTTTTTAGCACTCAAAGCTTTtattcggtttttgcattcCAAAATACTTTAAAGGGTTTTCCAAGCTAAGTTGCACTCattcgatttttgcattcagccgTTCATTTGGTCTTCTAAAATGTTCGGACGGATATCTCAATATCTAGCTCCGATTAAAGCAGATAAAACGAATAAACCCAGACAGATGTGGTTTTGCATTGGTCGATTATTCCGACGGTGAAttagtgacaaaatttacgactACGGCATCCTCATCCGTatctaatgaaaatttgattatatATGGCACTAATCTTTTGGTACTAGGACATTTTTTACAGAGCATTTTTTGAGCGGCTGTGTTCTATATTTTCTGCAGAATAATAAACTTTGCGAATTGGGGTTGAGCGAAATGACAACTACAAAAAAATGGTCTCCATTACAAGTGAACATAAGTAACATTTCCATAATTATTTGAACTTTACGATAAGATTGTCGGCAAATTGTTTATAGTACCCAATAAATAGTGGAGTGAAATATGACAGCAGGATGTATTTTTCTCTTACAGAACATCACGTTATTGAGGCACTGTATAACTGTGCATGTATTATCTTATCAACTTTTTATAACTTTGTTCTGCAGTTTGTTTAATAATCATGCTGACCTCGGCGAATGACCGAACGGTTAGAGCCGAggtcaaataaacaaataataacAAAAGATAATAATCATGCTGTTTCTCTCCAGGTATTCCGACATGGACAACGTACACCAGCTGACACCTACCCGACGGATCCGTTGGTTAACCAGACTTTTGCACCGTACGGATGGGGTCAGCTAACGAATGTAAGATAAACAAAGTTTCCGGCAGATCGACAGTCACTAAATGTGTATCTCGTTTTGTAGTATGGTAAGAATACTCTCTACGAAATTGGATCCTGGCTTAGACGCCGATAcggcaattttctcggaaagctATTTATACCCGATAAAATTCATGCCCAAAGTACTGGGGTCTCCAGAACGCAGATGTCTATCGAACTGGTTCTGGCATCGTTATATCCGCCACAAGGAACGGCACAGGAGTGGAACCATGATCTGAACTGGCAACCCATACCGTTCACTAGCGAGCCTCTTGATCAGGATACGGTTAGTGAAGTGTCAGTGTTCCGTAAAATCTGTTATAACTAACATTGTCCATTTATCCTTTCTTAGTTATTACTGGTGCGGACATCTTGTCCACGATATCATGAAGCACATAATGCTGTTTTAGAGAGTGAAGACATTCAGCACCTGATGAGAGCCAATGAGGAACTATTTTCTAATCTCACCAAACTTACTGGAATGGATATCAAGACACCAGACGATGTTCAATCTCTATACAGCACCATAAGAGCTGAGTTTGAGTTCGGACTGACCCTTCCTAAATGGACCAAAGATTACTATCCGGAAAAACTTCTGCCACTTACCAAGCTCAGCTACATTCTGAATGTTTTCAACGATGAGCTGATTAAACTCAAGGGTGGTCCATTTTTGAAGAAGACTCTCGGTGAATGGGAATCCGTGATGAAGGACGAATTCAGTCCGAA comes from Malaya genurostris strain Urasoe2022 chromosome 3, Malgen_1.1, whole genome shotgun sequence and encodes:
- the LOC131436534 gene encoding venom acid phosphatase Acph-1, with the protein product MYSLSRRVLIMLAGSVVISLFVLVTVYGVFGAPPSKEIGFNDRFTDPPCGLDCADLAGVSWDYELKQVHVVFRHGQRTPADTYPTDPLVNQTFAPYGWGQLTNYGKNTLYEIGSWLRRRYGNFLGKLFIPDKIHAQSTGVSRTQMSIELVLASLYPPQGTAQEWNHDLNWQPIPFTSEPLDQDTLLLVRTSCPRYHEAHNAVLESEDIQHLMRANEELFSNLTKLTGMDIKTPDDVQSLYSTIRAEFEFGLTLPKWTKDYYPEKLLPLTKLSYILNVFNDELIKLKGGPFLKKTLGEWESVMKDEFSPKAKKIFVYAGHDSTVVNILSAFNVWREQIPNYAIMAVFELYKDRRTGQFVVRVYQKNVGEQLAPLEIPGCSKYCPVEQLKTLLDNHIPKNMSQDCKAHSAGFEEPPPRGP